From Halomicrobium salinisoli, the proteins below share one genomic window:
- a CDS encoding DUF5781 family protein: MDVHVQGGPAEPFLGARDLFETEHDLDRPVTIRIREDPDERTRVSHDEESHLLIISQQAATSAMARELALHEFAHMHHYEREHPSHTQSTREAIYLGLAGESVERRTLTHCYQIANHMKDIYADDVWLDVAPADKLVDFLESSLAAAVLDAPREQGAWDRLTAGADPDITAVNAAFALGLVERHDLADEGHPIYDLAHAAAADAPHVSLDSFKRHFRSLARDPDESEYRKALVDVTQAYATANGADQAAD; this comes from the coding sequence ATGGACGTCCACGTGCAGGGTGGGCCGGCGGAGCCGTTTCTCGGCGCCCGCGACCTCTTCGAGACCGAGCACGATCTCGACCGGCCCGTGACGATTCGGATCCGCGAGGATCCCGACGAGCGGACGCGTGTGAGCCACGACGAGGAGAGCCACCTGCTGATCATCTCCCAGCAGGCGGCCACGAGCGCCATGGCCCGCGAACTCGCCCTCCACGAGTTCGCCCACATGCACCACTACGAGCGCGAGCACCCCTCCCACACCCAGTCGACGCGGGAGGCGATCTACCTGGGGCTGGCCGGCGAGAGCGTCGAGCGGCGGACGCTGACCCACTGCTACCAGATCGCCAACCACATGAAGGACATCTACGCCGACGACGTCTGGCTCGACGTCGCGCCCGCGGACAAGCTGGTCGACTTCCTCGAGTCGAGCCTCGCCGCGGCGGTGCTGGACGCGCCCCGAGAACAGGGGGCGTGGGACCGACTGACCGCCGGCGCGGACCCGGACATCACGGCCGTCAACGCCGCCTTCGCGCTGGGACTGGTCGAGCGCCACGACCTCGCCGACGAGGGCCACCCCATCTACGACCTCGCTCACGCCGCCGCCGCGGACGCGCCCCACGTGAGCCTGGACTCGTTCAAGCGGCACTTCCGGTCGCTCGCGCGGGACCCCGACGAGAGCGAGTACCGGAAGGCGCTCGTCGACGTCACGCAGGCCTACGCGACGGCGAACGGCGCCGATCAGGCCGCCGACTGA
- a CDS encoding elongation factor EF-2, translating to MGRRKKIVQECETLMDRPENIRNIAIAAHVDHGKTTLTDNLLAGAGMISEDTAGEQLAMDTEEDEQERGITIDAANVSMTHEYEGDNHLINLIDTPGHVDFGGDVTRAMRAVDGALVVVDAVEGAMPQTETVLRQALREGVKPTLFINKVDRLISELQEGPEEMQQRLMSVIQDVNDLIRGMTEDMDDVDDWTVSVEEGTVGFGSALYKWGVSMPSMQRTGMDFGDIMELERNDNRQELHERTPLSDVVLDMVCEHFPNPIDAQPRRIPRIWRGDAESELAEGMRLVDEDGEVVLMVTDIGIDPHAGEIAAGRVFSGTLEKGQELYVSGTAGKNRIQSVGIYMGGEREEVDRVPAGNIAAVTGLKDAIAGSTVSSVEMTPFESIEHISEPVITKSVEAQNMDDLPKLIETLQQVAKEDPTIQVEINEDTGEHLISGQGELHLEVIGQRIERNQGIPINTGEPIVVYREAPQQESREVEGISPNRHNRFYISIEPLDEDIVETIKMGEASMDMPELERREALQDAGMDKDTSQNIEHIHGTNVLIDDTKGIQHLNETMELVIEGLEEALNDGPLAAEPVQGTLLRLHDARLHEDAIHRGPAQVIPAVREAVHNALIDAEIRLLEPIQDVRIDVPNEHMGAASGEVQGRRGRVDDMYQEGDLMVVEGVAPVDEMIGFSSDIRSATEGRASWNTENAGFQVMADNLQPEKITEIRERKGMKTELPEAIDYL from the coding sequence ATGGGCCGACGTAAAAAGATCGTACAGGAATGTGAGACCCTGATGGACCGTCCGGAGAACATCCGGAACATCGCCATCGCGGCTCACGTCGACCACGGGAAGACGACGCTGACGGACAACCTGCTCGCCGGTGCGGGCATGATCTCCGAGGACACCGCCGGCGAGCAGCTGGCGATGGACACGGAGGAGGACGAGCAGGAGCGCGGGATCACCATCGACGCGGCGAACGTCTCGATGACCCACGAGTACGAGGGCGACAACCACCTCATCAACCTCATCGACACGCCGGGCCACGTCGACTTCGGCGGGGACGTGACCCGCGCGATGCGCGCCGTCGACGGTGCGCTCGTGGTGGTCGACGCCGTCGAGGGCGCGATGCCCCAGACCGAGACCGTGCTGCGCCAGGCGCTGCGCGAGGGCGTGAAGCCGACCCTGTTCATCAACAAGGTCGACCGCCTCATCTCGGAGCTCCAGGAGGGTCCCGAGGAGATGCAGCAGCGTCTCATGTCGGTCATCCAGGACGTCAACGACCTGATCCGCGGGATGACCGAGGACATGGACGACGTCGACGACTGGACGGTCTCCGTCGAGGAGGGGACCGTCGGGTTCGGGTCCGCGCTGTACAAGTGGGGCGTCTCGATGCCCTCGATGCAGCGGACCGGGATGGACTTCGGCGACATCATGGAGCTGGAGCGCAACGACAACCGCCAGGAGCTCCACGAGCGGACGCCCCTGTCGGACGTCGTGCTCGACATGGTCTGTGAGCACTTCCCGAACCCCATCGACGCCCAGCCCCGCCGTATCCCGCGCATCTGGCGCGGCGACGCCGAGTCCGAACTCGCAGAGGGCATGCGTCTGGTCGACGAGGACGGCGAGGTCGTCCTGATGGTCACCGACATCGGGATCGACCCCCACGCCGGCGAGATCGCCGCGGGCCGCGTCTTCTCCGGCACGCTGGAGAAGGGCCAGGAGCTGTACGTCTCCGGGACCGCCGGCAAGAACCGCATCCAGAGCGTCGGCATCTACATGGGCGGCGAGCGCGAGGAAGTCGACCGCGTCCCCGCCGGTAACATCGCCGCCGTCACCGGGCTGAAGGACGCCATCGCCGGCTCGACCGTCTCCAGCGTCGAGATGACGCCGTTCGAGTCCATCGAGCACATCTCGGAGCCGGTCATCACGAAGTCCGTCGAGGCCCAGAACATGGACGACCTGCCGAAGCTCATCGAGACGCTCCAGCAGGTCGCCAAGGAGGACCCGACGATCCAGGTCGAGATCAACGAGGACACCGGCGAGCACCTCATCTCCGGCCAGGGCGAGCTCCACCTCGAAGTGATCGGCCAGCGCATCGAGCGCAACCAGGGCATCCCGATCAACACCGGCGAACCGATCGTCGTCTACCGCGAGGCGCCCCAGCAGGAGTCCCGCGAGGTCGAGGGCATCTCGCCGAACCGCCACAACCGGTTCTACATCTCCATCGAGCCCCTCGACGAGGACATCGTCGAGACGATCAAGATGGGCGAGGCCTCCATGGACATGCCCGAACTCGAGCGCCGTGAGGCGCTGCAGGACGCCGGCATGGACAAGGACACCTCCCAGAACATCGAGCACATCCACGGGACGAACGTCCTCATCGACGACACGAAGGGTATCCAGCACCTCAACGAGACGATGGAGCTGGTCATCGAGGGCCTCGAGGAGGCGCTCAACGACGGTCCCCTCGCCGCAGAACCCGTCCAGGGTACGCTGCTGCGCCTGCACGACGCGCGCCTGCACGAGGACGCCATCCACCGCGGTCCGGCCCAGGTCATCCCGGCCGTCCGCGAGGCCGTCCACAACGCCCTGATCGACGCCGAGATCCGCCTGCTCGAGCCGATCCAGGACGTCCGCATCGACGTCCCCAACGAGCACATGGGCGCCGCGTCCGGCGAGGTCCAGGGCCGCCGTGGCCGCGTCGACGACATGTACCAGGAGGGCGACCTCATGGTCGTCGAGGGCGTCGCGCCGGTCGACGAGATGATCGGCTTCTCCAGCGACATCCGCTCGGCCACCGAGGGCCGCGCCTCCTGGAACACGGAGAACGCCGGCTTCCAGGTCATGGCCGACAACCTCCAGCCCGAGAAGATCACGGAGATCCGCGAGCGCAAGGGCATGAAGACGGAACTGCCCGAAGCGATCGACTACCTCTAG
- a CDS encoding VOC family protein, translating into MPELGFITFACDDTDRLATFWAAALEGERRGLPDEFDDVIVDRPDDGPDLLFREAPKGTDRDLPIHLDLEAEDREATVERLRDLGATVRERKRKEFESFTATWTVLEDPEGNGFCVTEH; encoded by the coding sequence ATGCCAGAATTAGGATTTATTACCTTCGCTTGTGACGATACCGACCGACTCGCGACGTTCTGGGCCGCCGCCCTCGAAGGCGAGCGACGGGGCCTCCCCGACGAGTTCGACGACGTCATCGTCGACCGGCCGGACGACGGCCCGGATCTTCTGTTCAGGGAGGCGCCGAAGGGGACCGACCGCGACCTCCCGATCCACCTCGATCTGGAAGCAGAAGACCGCGAGGCGACCGTCGAGCGGCTCCGGGACCTCGGGGCCACAGTCCGCGAGCGGAAGAGAAAGGAATTCGAGTCGTTCACGGCGACGTGGACGGTCCTGGAGGACCCCGAGGGGAACGGGTTCTGCGTGACCGAGCACTGA
- a CDS encoding amino acid-binding protein — MSDSTDEVRAYTVRLELVDEPGELLRALEPIADNGGNLLSIFHERGNLTPRGHIPVEVDLEATPDRFDVIVEALQAADFDVIQAGAERYGEALTVVLSGHIVNTDLSDTLSRIRTSSNATVTDLSLSAPEGEEDVSSARLRLATEPGKVDETLSAVREIADEKDLTVVEPLAAGDAA, encoded by the coding sequence ATGAGCGACTCGACCGACGAGGTGCGTGCCTACACAGTCCGGCTCGAACTCGTCGACGAGCCGGGCGAGCTGCTGCGCGCGCTCGAGCCCATCGCCGACAACGGCGGCAACCTCCTCTCTATCTTCCACGAGCGGGGCAACCTCACGCCCCGCGGCCACATCCCCGTCGAGGTGGACCTGGAGGCGACGCCCGACCGCTTCGACGTCATCGTCGAGGCCCTCCAGGCGGCGGACTTCGACGTCATCCAGGCCGGCGCGGAGCGCTACGGCGAGGCGCTGACCGTCGTCCTCTCTGGCCACATCGTCAACACGGACCTCTCCGACACCCTCTCGCGGATTCGGACCTCCAGCAACGCCACGGTGACGGACCTCTCGCTGTCCGCGCCCGAGGGCGAGGAGGACGTCTCCAGCGCGCGCCTGCGCCTGGCCACGGAACCGGGCAAGGTCGACGAGACGCTCTCCGCCGTCCGGGAGATCGCCGACGAGAAGGACCTCACCGTCGTCGAGCCGCTCGCCGCGGGTGATGCGGCATGA
- a CDS encoding homoserine dehydrogenase has product MRLAVVGAGAVGSSVAELAGEYGHTVTALADSKGAVVDPDGIDVESALAAKRTDGVVGSAAPEDALDGEYDVLVEATPTTLGDAQPGFGHVRTALERDRHVVLANKGPVAERYGEVMDLERDSDGEVLFEATVGGAMPVLSTIDDFGPDHITAARGVLNGTANFILSRMAAEGLDYEHVLAEAQDLGVAEADPTFDVEGTDAALKCVIVANVLAQGDREYSLEDAEVEGISTIPGSALELAQEDGRTIRLIGEVADGEVRVGPRLVPENAALAVSGTRNIVQFETEHAGRLNVSGRGAGGPETATAVLADVGRLSE; this is encoded by the coding sequence ATGAGACTCGCCGTCGTGGGCGCCGGCGCCGTCGGTAGCTCCGTGGCCGAACTGGCCGGCGAGTACGGTCACACCGTGACCGCGCTGGCCGACTCGAAGGGGGCCGTCGTCGACCCCGACGGGATCGACGTCGAGTCCGCGCTGGCGGCCAAGCGCACGGACGGCGTCGTCGGCAGCGCCGCCCCCGAGGACGCGCTGGACGGCGAGTACGACGTCCTCGTCGAGGCCACGCCGACGACGCTGGGCGACGCCCAGCCCGGGTTCGGCCACGTCCGGACCGCGCTGGAGCGGGACCGCCACGTCGTGCTGGCCAACAAGGGCCCCGTCGCCGAGCGCTACGGCGAGGTCATGGACCTCGAGCGAGACAGCGACGGCGAGGTGCTGTTCGAGGCCACCGTCGGCGGCGCGATGCCCGTCCTCTCGACCATCGACGACTTCGGCCCCGACCACATCACCGCGGCCCGGGGCGTGCTCAACGGCACGGCCAACTTCATCCTCTCGCGGATGGCCGCCGAGGGGCTGGACTACGAGCACGTCCTCGCCGAGGCCCAGGACCTGGGCGTCGCGGAGGCCGACCCGACCTTCGACGTCGAAGGGACCGACGCCGCCTTGAAGTGCGTCATCGTTGCGAACGTCCTCGCACAGGGCGACCGGGAGTACAGCCTCGAAGACGCCGAGGTCGAGGGGATCAGCACCATCCCGGGCAGCGCGCTGGAGCTGGCCCAGGAGGACGGCCGCACGATCCGGCTGATCGGCGAGGTCGCCGACGGCGAGGTGCGGGTCGGCCCGCGGCTCGTTCCCGAGAACGCCGCGCTCGCCGTGTCGGGCACGCGCAACATCGTCCAGTTCGAGACCGAACACGCCGGCCGGCTGAACGTCTCCGGCCGGGGCGCCGGCGGACCCGAGACCGCGACGGCGGTGCTCGCCGACGTCGGTCGCCTCTCCGAGTGA